The Fusarium poae strain DAOMC 252244 chromosome 2, whole genome shotgun sequence nucleotide sequence CATAAGGTCATTGTTCCATATCAGATTGTGACTGACTACATTGCAGTGCCGATACTGGATTGAAATAAGGACCTTCTGTCTGTTGTACAATTAGCTGCAATTGAAATGATGGGATTGCGTTAAAAGCTGTGATAACACGAGCATTCGCTtttgtatagggtaggcacATAACGATTGATGGATATGGTGTCAACAGAGACATCTCAAATGATTTATTCTCATATAGCAATGCCTAAAATAAAATGATATACAGGATTCAATCTTATCCGTATTTAGTTAGGCACATTTTCAATATTGAGTGCATGTGAGCTGTATCTCTCAAGAAGTCTCTGCTAAGCATTCGCGATATATGTTCACGGTCATTAACCAGTGTCTATCACAATAACACAGAAACCTGAATTCGGCATATCGAGAGATACTCAATTTATCTTTGCATTCTTCGACTGAGCTGTTCGCCTATGAAGAAACGAAACTACTCAGGATAGAGGTTACGTAGCAGTGCTGGGCAATTAACAAAGACTCGAATCCAGTTAGCCATAGAGAATGAACGGGATGCATTATCAGTATATGCAGAAGAAAGTCGCAGCACAACAGTGAGAATGAACTTCTAGAGAACACTGGAGCTCGACTGTTGTACAAAGTTCGAATGCTTGGAGGTCCGCTTGTACATATGCTTCACAACGTGGCAAGCGGCCAGCTGCATACCCGATGATGCATGTAACAGGTGTACTGCCGCGTTCCGAAATCTAGTGCAGGAGGATTAACTTCTCATGACTTGATCAAGGTTGGGAAGACCAGGGCTATCCAGGATAGGGGAATATTCAGAATGAACAAGGGTTCAGCAGGAAAACTTGTCGACCTTAAAGTCATATTGGTTTTACATTTTGCTGTAGATGCCATGACAGCAAATAGCTACGAAGTCAAGTAGACATCATGAATTATAGGTTGCAGGATTGAATATAGACCGAGGCTGATAACTACCGACATACATTGAGCACCACCTGAGAGTCCACACCGTTTTGAGTCTGCAATTGCTGTAGTACAACTCAATCCTGCAGTGATATATACAGAAGGCCATTACTGGAGAGTGAAAGAAGCTGCTCGAGGCATGGCTGTCCTACAATAAACGAAGCTGTGTTACATAGAGCGTATGCTGATGCATTATGGCGTCAATCATATTTTGGCGAATGCTCGCTTTGGTATACTGGGGCCATTGCTCGAGTCTTTTGTGTGAAATAGATGAAGGCGTTCTCGTCTCACCACCATACCAGAAGCCAAGTGATCATTAAGCTGTTCTACAAAAGTGCACTGTGTAGTGTGTTTGATAGTGTGTAGATATAGTATCTGTATACCAAGTGAAAGCCCCCATAGCAGCGTGACGTGGATGACGCGATAGGAGTAGGCTTGAAATGCAAGAGTGCTCCTACATGCCCGGGGTTTCCCATAGCCCTCCCTATAGCTACCCAACTTTTGCTAGTTTTCCTCTGTAATCGTTGATAGAGCAATGATGCTGAACTCGAGGTTACCATCGGCAACTTTGGTGTACCTCTTGACAGTTGCCTCAAGGGCTTGTTCACTAAGGAGATCATTCCCTTCATCCAAGATACCGCAATCGACTGGCTCGCCCCAACCTCCCTCCAGGTCATAGAGATGACCGTCTGAACCTTTGACGAAGCTGATAAAATGATACCCGACAGGTTCCTGGCTCGTAGGTGCTGCAGAATCACCCGTCACAGCTGCGTCCATATGGGCCTTTTCCAGTTCGACGGAATTGTAGAGGAAATCGGCACGTGCAAGGGGCTTAAGGTCCTGTGTTTTCTTGATGATATTGTCCAGGAGCGAGTCTGGGTTGATAAAATCCTTGGCCGTACCGTTGCTTACACTGTGTAGGAGAGCGATCAGCCCACAGGCGTGTCCGATAGTCTGTCTATACCACATGACAGGCTCATCTGGGCCAGAGCCATCGTATGTTAACTCTTTTGAACCAGGATCGCTTTCCCGAACGCGAGCCCACATAGGCGCAGgagtgatgaagatgagggcgTGGACGGGGCGAGGAATCATGGCCAGCAACGCAGGCTCGTCAACGCTGTAGACATCGTAGAAGCCGAGTTTCTTGGAGATGCCTAGGTTGTGAATGAGCTTGGTGAACACTTCTGGGTTGTTCTCGAGCGGGATGAATGTTTTCGTTCCGTCCTTGCGGAAAGTCACTCCTGGAGTGGTCgacatgatgatggctgACAATGTTCAGATCAGAGTAATAAGCGGGAATGTTCCTTTACCCCGCGCTTGATGTTCACTGATCCTCAAGAACTCTGCTGGTTGGAGTTAAAGGCAACAACACAGAATAAGTGTTCGTCGCGTT carries:
- a CDS encoding hypothetical protein (MEROPS:MER0000836) — protein: MSTTPGVTFRKDGTKTFIPLENNPEVFTKLIHNLGISKKLGFYDVYSVDEPALLAMIPRPVHALIFITPAPMWARVRESDPGSKELTYDGSGPDEPVMWYRQTIGHACGLIALLHSVSNGTAKDFINPDSLLDNIIKKTQDLKPLARADFLYNSVELEKAHMDAAVTGDSAAPTSQEPVGYHFISFVKGSDGHLYDLEGGWGEPVDCGILDEGNDLLSEQALEATVKRYTKVADGNLEFSIIALSTITEEN